The Nicotiana tomentosiformis chromosome 9, ASM39032v3, whole genome shotgun sequence genome contains the following window.
AAATCTGATGTAATACCTGAGTACAACATCATCTCAGAATATTGCATCAAGGCCAAACATAGGAGAGACAAGACTCTCCATGAAAGTTCTAGTCCTTCCAAACTTAGTAATTATTCCATCAACATTCAAATCTCTCCACTGTTTATCTTTCTTATTGTAGACAAACAACTTCTCTTCTCCACTCACATCCAAAACAATATCATTATCACTCATTAAATACAAGGGGGTGAAACCTGAATCTCGTCTTGTAACACTAAATTTGTGTCGGATAACCATTGCTTCGCTCTGCTTCATGCAATGAAGAAACAAAGCAATAGCTTTTAATAACATTGAGCTAGTTAATTGACAATTTGACACTACCATGACTTATGAGGAAGAAATATTGCAAGTACTGTGACAGGGGATTTTTAGTGCAAGACAAGGTCTAATGATTGCTTCAATGAAGAGGTGGTGATTGTTACCTAAGACCAGATAGAGTTTACGATTGCAATCAACAAACTGTTTCCTGCTACTTCCCTCACTTGCCTAACAAATTCTTGCACGGTGATCTTTCCCTTTTGATGATCATTCTGATATTTTCTTATCAACTTGATAGCATGAGAGGCAAGATATTTGATAATCTAGTGATACAAACCATCAAAGGAAATCCTTGGTAAATTTAATTCTTTGAAAGAGTTGGAAATTCATCAATCCCTTCTGAATGAGACGAAGCTCTGAAACTGACTACGACTTCAGAGAAGATATGTGTACTCAGGCGACTACTCCAAACTATATACTTCTTGGAGATATCAAGTTGTCAACCCCAGAATAAACATCCCCTGAACTTGGTTTAAACTGTTGTGAACAAGGAGTTACTACTTCCAATCTTCCTAGAACCAATTCGCAAATCAATAAATGCCTTAGTCTTGAATAGAAGTTTGGAGACAATCAAGAAGGTAATCAGGAGCAGAAAATTGAACTCCATGACAGAACTTGGACAaaaccatatttcttctttagaaACTCCATACCAACCAACCTTCCTATTAGCAGTCCTGTTGCACTTTTTCTCCATGGCTTTAGTAACTAGAAGGAAATATCGGAACTTTGTTTGTGAAACAAAGCTGGAACAAGCATCATATGAATTAATGATGCTAGTGCACCCAAACCAGATACAGACTTAGCCCTGATAACTTTATGCATCTTATGATCTTGATTGATTAGCACCAAGTCACTACCAGATAAACGAGTTCTTTCGTTAGTTTTACTCCCTGAAACCCCACTCATCCGATCTGGAGTTGCTAGACTTCATTCTCCACTTTTGCTATGAGGATTTGTTCTTGAGCTCGATTTCAGCCGGATCTTCAAACCTGTGCCTCTTCGCATTTAGCATGTTGGGCCACCATGGTTAATTCTGGTGAAAAGAGAGTATAAAAATCAAGAAGAAAGGATCGAATATACTCGAGGTTTCTTGGACAAAGAGGAAAAGAAACCGCTGGAGTAACATCCTTGGAACTAGAATATATTGAGATCCAAGCCTCTGCGACTTTGTCCACAGTTCTACTTTCTATTCCATAGAACCAGATTAACTCCTGTGCAAGGCATAGAACAAGCGTCAAATGGTATTATGCGGCATTACCAGAAACAAAAATGGATATGCCACCCTGTAGTAACATGAAAGCAACTTCAGAAGAATAAATATGTAAACTAGCAACATTTGTTAAAAGCAAGGGATTTGGCTAAAGGTGTAGCCTTATAATACTGCTGAAACTGTTACCTATCAAAATTGCTACCACGGTGTTCCTATGCAAATAAAATAGTGCTTTTGAATAATTTATAGGGTAAACAAGACAATCAGCGACAAACCATCCTATTGTAGCAAATAAATGAAGCAGAAAATGACAACACATTTTTGTATCAAGAGTTCAAAAGAGCTTCAAGGTTTGTCTATCTTATAGcatgaaacaaaaaaaaaacactaACCAGCAGGTATCTGCTTCTTAAGCTATAACACTAGCCAACATTGACCTTTAGTCTTTGAAGTCATAGATCTTGACAAGTACACGATCATGAGGTAGCAACATAAATGTTATTTCTGTATTTAAAGCAGCTAGATAAGACTTACGGTCAGATTGCTTAAATTTACATAAACTATTCTTTTCAAGACAACGTATGCCCAAAAAGTAACTATTGTTTTCCCTTATAAAGCACCAGCATTTTGTGATACTGAATGCAAGAGACAAATCCAAGTTTTTTTCCTTTTCATGTAATACAATTAATCACTGTATGTTTTCTTCAGGCTGAAGTATAACCATCACAAAACTCTATGAGGACGAGAGAATTACCAATCACACAACTCTATGAggacaaaagaattaccattcaTAAAACTCTATGGGTTCATTTTATTGAATCAAATGAGGACTAAATGAAAAATATTATGCAAAATACACCAAAAATTAATAAGGCTCATGAAAGTATTGATCTAATACCTGAGTACAACATCATCTCGGCATATTATATCAAGCACGATGGTAACCTTCAGTTCCCTTGCTAAACATAGGAGAGACAAGACTCTCCATGAAAGTTCCAATTCTTTCAAACTTGGCAGTTATTCCATCAACCTTCATATCTCTCCATTGATCCtctttcatgttatagatagtcAACTTCTCCGTATCCACATTCaatacaacatcatcatcactgATTGAACAAAATGGTACCGAACCATACTCTAAATCCAGTCTAGCAATCCTAAATCTAGTCCAAGACTCCTCATCTCCATACTCTCTCATCATCCAAACATCAACTTCGTTTTCTAACGTATCAAATAACATACAAAGACACCCTCTAAGAGCCGAAAGCTTATTAAACACAAAACTATTGTTATCAAGTGTAGCAGGTGTTGGCACCTCCAAGAATTTCTCATTACTTAAATCAAAAGCAACAATTACATATGAATAATCAGGAGCTTTCCTAGCCAACCAATGCAAAGCCTCATTTACCAAAACCCCAGAAGCACGCATACGAACTGCATGATAATGAGGTAAACTCTGAAGTCTCTTCCATAGACCCATTCTCAGAGAGTAGACATCAACAAAAGTACTTTCAATATGCCCTCGATATCGAGAAAGAGAAACCACCTTATAATCATCAGTAGCAAAATCATACCCTAGACCATACACGCTACAGCTACCAGGTAAGGGAATAGCCAAATGAAAGTTTGGAATTCTATGGTACTTTACGGTTGTGGGGTTTATTAAATACTTAATCATTTCATCATTCAATACCAAAACCAAGCCATTACATGAGCCAACAACTCTTACCCAGTTATATGAGAGCTGCTGAAAATTAAGTTTTCTTGAAATGGCATCAATTGTTCCATTTTGGGGGTTGTGGTTAAAAGTGATAGTATGAAGAGAGTTTGAAGCAGAGACATAAATGagtttcttttcttctttatggGCATGGATTGTGAGGTGAAATTTGATGAATTGCGGGTCTGAGAGAAAATTGTGCCACTGATTTGATACGCACTTGTATTGACCTACGAATTTTGCAGGGAGCCGAGAGAGTATGTCAATTATGATTTCTTGAGGTAGGGTTTCAGCTTTGCTCATCGCCATGgttgaatttggatttggaggagaaaGTGAAACTAATTTAAGGTATTTTCTTGTATCTGTACTCTAGTGGAGTAGTTTTTTAACTTTTGGAAAATCattgataataaaaaaaatttaagctAATGGATGGAAAAGTGTATTCAAATTTCTTTTCCAGCAAAATTTTCTCTTTCGACTTGATTGTGCTTTTGGTAATTGGTGCTTCGAAGACACTCAAACACATAACACCATCCTCACCTATTTTACCACTCTTTATACCACTGAAATCTACCCAATCCCCATTACCAGGCACACTGTTGTGCCCCTCCCTTATCTCATCCACTGATACGTCCAACCTTCTAAACCCTGTAACTGACTTAGAAATTCTCTCAGCGGTTAAGTCATTTAAACCTTTTAAAGACCTTCACCCTTTCTTTTATGGAAATTTTGACTTCTATAACAAATctttacaccctatttattacaaataaaaactattttaaaatattattttctataactaccttttaatttttataacaaaatatatatttatggTCACTTCCTACTGTTAAGACATTAAATACGCTGTCTAATATTTTTCTCTCTCGTTCTTTTAGTTTATTCTCTCCCAAAAATCACCGTATCTTATTTCTCTCTACACGATTTCTCTCTCACAGCTCCATTGTCTTCTCCATTGTTGAACCATGATTCTCCTTTATTTGCAGGTTCTCTCTCTAGATTGTTCTCAAACCCTAGATCTCGATTTGCTGGATTTCATCTCTGTTAGCATGAGTTTCAAAATGTCTTGATCAAAGTTTCTGATATGAGTTGTATTTTTTCCCAAAGTGGAGCGAACATGGTCTGTTCATAGCTGAATTGATTTTGAATGTTGACATGGAAGAGGAAAGGACAGAGGAGAGTGTGGCGGCGGCTAATGAGATTAGGATTAGGTTTGAGGAAATGGGTTAAACCATTCACATATAACAATGGAATTGTATTTGCAGGTTCATCAGCAACCATTGAAACCGAAAGGAGAATAAAAATACGTAATGACCCTAattgtagatgtatttatatgtattcggGTCCGCATACATTGATTTTTAGTTTGTACAGTGGttttctcttcttgtatttggaTGTGTTTATATGTATTCGATAAGGCATACattgatttttattttgtacagtgATTTTTGACtgttgtatttagatgtatttatatgtatttgagttcatacaataatatttttaaataaattgttAGTTATatcattttgatgttattcatcaATTAGTTATGCATTCAATCTAACTGTATTCATCTGTATTTTCAACCTAATTGTATCCATCtgtatttaaaataacaatacaatgaaatacaATAAAATACTCTCAATACAATTAgaaaatcaatgaatacaaccaatgaaatatactcAATAAAGCAGCAATACCATGTATtaggaataaataaaatattgtgaATACAAAAATAAACTTGAATACATTGAACACAACTGTTAGATACAACAGAATACAAACACTAGGTTTATTATGAAATATGTAGGCAATAGGTTACTATTACATGTTGTATCCGACATAAATACATGATGTATTCATATACAGAAAATCGAATTTCAATGTATTTCTGTAGATACTTGTATCAATTCCGAGTAGAACCTCGAACAATGTTAGGAAAAAAAAACTCGAACTGTATCAGAAAAAAAAGGGACTGAAACTCTGAAGAATGCTCTGTTTTTTTGGTGTTTAGCGTATGATAAATCTTCTCATTAATTGGATTGATAATGTTGTGTGTTATAATTACTTTAGTTGAGTTATATTAGTAGTGTATCCCGTTAAATTAACAgctttccgttattaaacaacTGAAGAGACCTATTAttatgttgtattcatgaatacatgtgaatacaacgGCTAACAGCTGGATTGTCCTATTTTTTAGCCGATATttactactgtattcatgaatacaatagttCGAATACACCGAATACATTACCATAATAACTGAAAGGTAGTTACggaaagtaattatgtatatggtagctataggaagttaatagccactaaacaatagtcatTTCTAAAAATTCCTCTTCTTTTATCAACATTTTTGGCCCGATGTTGGCCTTAAAGTGACCGCTTTCTGTAAACAAATCTTTACTGACTACGAAATTCCAGCCAACATAAACCAAACCTATCTCTGTCTAATCCCTAAAGTGCGCCATGCCTACATGTTCTCCCAATTCTGACCAATTGGACTATGCTCTACTATCTATAAGATCGTAACGGAAATCAACGTACAACGCATCAAACCTCTCATGAGGATATCACTAGCCCTACTCAATCCAGCTTCCAACAAAATCGCAGAGCAGCGGATAATGCTATCATAATTCAGGAAATTTTATCGCATTTCAAACATAAATCGGGTAAGACAAGCTTCATGCTGTTAAAACTGGACCTTGAAAAGGCATTCGACCATATTGAATGGCCTTTTGTTCGACAAGCCCTACAATACTTTCAATTCCCTCCTCCACTCATTAAACTTATCATGTCATGTGTCACCACTACCTCCCTATTAATCCTTATTAATGGTACTTGCACCCATTTTTTCACTCCCTCACGTGGAATTTGCCAAGGAGATCCTTTATCCCCATACCTATTTATACTATGTATGGAATTACTTACAAGAAAAATTGATATGGCAGTGGATTATCAACTATGGTGCCCTATCTGTTTATCTCGTCATGGCCCACCACTCTCTCATTTGTTTTTCGCGGACGATATTATCCTCACATCCACTACTTCAGCCACTAGTTGTCATGCCATCATTTATACTCTTACCGAATTCAATCTAGCATCGGGTTAAAAgatcaattttcaaaaatcaaaaattttctTCTCTAAAAATTGCACCCCTCAAGATAAATTTTTTATTCTTACCTCTATCCCAATTTTAGAAGGGACTTCCTTTGAAAAATACCTTGGCTTTTCTATCTTCACATCCCGACCCTCAAAACGAGATTTTCAATTTCTTCTTGATAACTTTAAAACAAAACTTGGGGGTTGGAAAATAAACTTCCTTAGCATGGCGGGTCGCACCACCCTTATTAACTCCACCCTTAATAGCTTACCAAATCACGTAATGCAGTATATTAAAATCCCTCAATATATCATTCATCAACTAGAAATATACCAGCGTAACTTTTTGTGGGGGACAACTCCCCAAAAGAATAAAATTCATCTTTTATAATGGAGCACAATCACTACCCCGAAGCAACATGGTGGCCTGGGCATTCAAAAACTCCACTTGAAAAATCAGACTTTGCTCGCCAGTCAAGCTTGGCGATTACTTAAACAACCTACTTCACTGTGGGCTGCCACATTGATCCATAAATACTTCTACCGCAGACGAGATGCAACCACCGGTGGCTCCTTTATTTGGGCAAACCTTATTGCTGGCTAGCACCTTTGCCAACAAGGAATACGATGGATCCTGGGTAAGGCACTCTTATTTTAGACGGACACTTGGTTACCATCCCATACACCCATTTGCAACTACTTAGTTGGGACCGTGTCCCGTAATGCACATACTCAAATGGTCTCTGACTATTTTCCCGTGGACAATGGGATTTTACATCCCTACCCTTTGAACTTCCACCTCCACTACTTCAGAATATTCTTATTATACACATCCCTTCCTATACAGCTTCCTCAGACTCCTACGCTTCAGACTCCTACGTTTGGACTCTCACGCCGCATGGGAACTTCACCACTAAATCACTCTACCACCATTTACTTCCACTTTCCTCTAGACACTCCTTCACGTGCATCTGGAAACTCCAACTACCTCCAAAAATAAAACATTTTCTCTGGATATGCGGACATCATCGTCTACCCACCACTGCCCACTATCATCACCTCGGCATACTAAACACTGATGTTTGTGCTAGGTGCTTTACTAGTCTTGAAAATATTAGATATACCCTCCTAGATTGTCCAGCCAACACACAAATATGAGATGACCTCCAAATGCTCCCCAAAATTGCTAAACTCCAGGGACGTGATGACTCCCCTATTCAGTGGCTAAAACAACTTATCTTACATAACGATGTCCCTAACTCCCTAAATATCTCCAATTCCATTCTCATAcctgttacaccctgtgcgtcccaaggtgacgtaataaatatgagacttattaatcatgatttaaatgagtttaaagtcataatatgtctTATacatgatgtttggatagaaaatataaagtttgggaaaaatcggattaaagttgcggaaaaaccgactaaggatttgccttgtaacaaagCATTTTGAACAataaatttcgtgtgctatatagggtccttttgggacatattatataccaaattgaaaatctaagagtctagtttccaacacattaaaccatTTATCGATACGATATTGGAGTAAAGAGATATCcatatttttgcgagactgcacaaacagctcggttgggacccacttgagatgGCCACCGACCTTACGtcttttaaaagatgtttcaGCCTCATTTCGGGTCATTTATCTCCCAAATTTCGTCCAAAACCTCTCCAAAACCCTCCCTAACATATCTCaagatcccaagaaccaaactcaagggaagtcaactcaaatcatcatcaaaggtattaaagactacaagagaatgcttctatgatgttgtggtgtgattgggGGCTATTTGAGCTAAGTTGAGATATGGTTTCGAGTTGTAGCTGCTgtttaaggtatgtataacatcttcttaattgtgcctaaggttaatcttgtgttggttgtgttgtttgagtgaaaaaccataagatagcacttgaaagaacatgggatatggttgtctttttggttggactattttgtggctaaatatatggtttgtggtggctgaaaattgtgagaaataatttgataatattGTGGATATTGTTGTTAAGTTTTTataggtgttaattaagttgattgaagaaaaaaagttgaaaaataagtgattgacgataaaaattAAGGTGCTAGATGTATAGGgctgttttggaaggcattttgtggatgttttgaactagagataatatagtacatataagtatgatattttgaaggttgtaaactaatttatggaataagagttggattcaatttatataTTGTTATGAGTAAAAACGAGCTTGCCGCTTAATATGATTATCaagataatcggagaaactcatattggattatattattgttgttgctattgttggatATAGTTTTTGTTGTTGGGCTATTGATGACCCTTAGCGGTAtttgggatgtattaaaaataggggagttgtAGCATGATTTTTcttaagccatacgactagccaaatatgatggtacgacattatatgttaacggcaatatcatttcacttgttgtagataCAAGAAGTTGTGTCGAGCTTGGATGAGTAATAAGGTAGAAATcatacaggtatgttaaggctatcccttctttccctttggcatgatccatatgatacaacgaaatgaGCAAGCACGCCACTTTCACGAATGATTCTATTTCAATAAGTACTAGGgttacctatgttcttgattccccatatatcctactatcatatcgtctattcatgggtctcatgatattccgagagatcttattgacttatttcattatgcactgcattcatttatacatgtatattgacccatgaccaatgaagttatatacgcgtatagtatatgtatatggggtatgggagaAAGggtatgacgttatatacgcaccaccacctgatcaggtggtatacgtttatgattttgcccacagagactgagatgatatgatgggatgcccgcaagggcttgatgatgttatgtgcgcatatacctatgcatgatatgatatttatactcATACGAgtgatattataaatattttcatgattcacagagctattcagacttacaggttgagttctttactccatgtttctttcatgccttttatatattaatttttatgccttatatactcggtacattatttgtactgacgcccTTATTGCttgggggcctgcgtttcatgcccgcaggtgcaggtagatagGCTGACAGTCCCCCTCCTTAGGATCCtagctcagcgagagttggtgtgctccatttgatccggagctgccattgggttttggtacgatacttttgtatatatataagGGTATGACGGGGaccagtcccatcctttatacaggtttacactctattagaggtctatagacagtcatctatagttggatagtatgtggccttgttaGCTCACTCTATTTGTATtctgcatgtatatgtatatatttcttTTGAGTATGTCTCTTCACGTATATTATTCACATGATTCAACAGTTTAGGggcagatgttatgcatgacctacacttatttcatatttatatcgtaaacgtatgcttaggggtgttcggtaggtagaactcgggcactcgtcaaagtccatcggtttgggtcgtgacaataccgTTCTCTCTCTGGCATATTTGGTTAGCTCGAAATGCTATAGTTTTTCGCTCACCTGCAAAACCGTTTTCTTCCTCTCATATCCTCAACATGGCGGCCAAATTTTTCCATATTGCTATCTTACCACCGTCTTCACATAACCGTATCCCCATACAACTTCAATGGCACCCCCTAGCAACACTCCATTCAAACTAAACACCGATGGATCAGCTCGCATAGATACCAGCCATGGAGGGATAGGCGGTGTCATACGTGACTCCTCGGGAAATTGGCTCATCGACTTTTCAGGACATCACTTCTCGCATGGGAGTATTGCATCTGAACGACGCACGCTATATCATAGATTGCAATTGGCATATATTCATGGATACAAACCTATCAAAATGAACCTAGACGCTCAA
Protein-coding sequences here:
- the LOC104095992 gene encoding F-box/kelch-repeat protein At3g06240-like, with protein sequence MAMSKAETLPQEIIIDILSRLPAKFVGQYKCVSNQWHNFLSDPQFIKFHLTIHAHKEEKKLIYVSASNSLHTITFNHNPQNGTIDAISRKLNFQQLSYNWVRVVGSCNGLVLVLNDEMIKYLINPTTVKYHRIPNFHLAIPLPGSCSVYGLGYDFATDDYKVVSLSRYRGHIESTFVDVYSLRMGLWKRLQSLPHYHAVRMRASGVLVNEALHWLARKAPDYSYVIVAFDLSNEKFLEVPTPATLDNNSFVFNKLSALRGCLCMLFDTLENEVDVWMMREYGDEESWTRFRIARLDLEYGSVPFCSISDDDVVLNVDTEKLTIYNMKEDQWRDMKVDGITAKFERIGTFMESLVSPMFSKGTEGYHRA